From Spirochaetales bacterium, a single genomic window includes:
- a CDS encoding 4-oxalocrotonate tautomerase family protein: MPNVTIDGPEISDTETKRRLVVEVTDALEKAYGLHRDAFVVIIKENAPENVGVGGRLLADRQKQKG, encoded by the coding sequence ATGCCAAACGTAACGATTGACGGCCCTGAGATTTCCGATACCGAGACAAAACGCCGCCTTGTTGTTGAGGTGACCGATGCATTGGAAAAGGCGTACGGACTGCACCGCGACGCCTTCGTTGTCATCATAAAGGAGAACGCTCCGGAGAATGTCGGCGTCGGCGGCCGGCTTCTCGCGGACAGGCAGAAGCAAAAAGGGTGA
- a CDS encoding substrate-binding domain-containing protein, producing MAKNDKNRLTIRILVDWVVSPYQNTILRGVADCALRNDVNLICYHGGSIHSSRKYEEIRNILYDLAYSDILDGLIILAAPISRYVDNGTIGRFCERFRPIPLITISHVLDSLPSLSVDNESGMRDLVNHLVDVHHYKHFAFIKGAEHIPDANERFECFRNLLKEKGIRLQESMIVNGDFTSSSGIRAVDYLFNDTNHKFDVIVAANDNMAFGVLDALTARGIRVPDEMAVTGFDNLNLSRYCSPPLTTVKQPLYEQGWTAVELLIGHMKGGELSGRMVVPSSLIVRESCGCVTASFPAYSQKGKEGKEKGNKTIERKREIIDAVIEKTEGLFKRRFSIDEKGLLKDICLDFLESIKSCDIDGFMRKFDLMIKNIQILGGDIFVLQQLVDGLKDKLLKVLNHHESLLCTEELGYRAYVLVSERMLQEEKYRHSGLLVENQRFNSLREDLHMMLEKEKQIEELKKRLPELGISECYLSFFSDRQNLIEGEARLLLAYDEKGPVLTVEKEKPFPAKKLVPETMPFWGKRFAVIVEVLNEIGFIVYELNIEMAQIYGFLSDNISSALQTSLLVNEVENQKNNLSEHLIKLRKAMSGFIQTMAQTVEVRDPYTFGHLHKVSDLARTIAQELKLDSNKVESIRMAGLVHDLGKIYVPSEVLNRPGKLDDIEFMMIKKHPQVGYDILKTIDFPWPIADIVYEHHEKLDGSGYPRGLKGDEISIEARIMTVADVVEAMSSHRPYREALGIDAALDEIDRFKGILYDPDVVDACIRLFREKGYTWTT from the coding sequence ATGGCGAAAAACGACAAGAATAGGTTGACAATAAGGATACTCGTCGATTGGGTTGTCAGCCCATATCAGAATACGATCCTGCGCGGTGTTGCGGATTGTGCCTTGAGAAACGACGTCAATCTCATCTGTTATCACGGAGGAAGTATCCATTCCAGCCGCAAATATGAGGAAATACGGAATATCCTGTACGACCTGGCATACAGCGATATACTCGACGGCCTTATTATCCTTGCCGCTCCCATTTCCCGTTATGTCGACAACGGAACCATAGGGAGATTTTGCGAACGGTTCCGCCCCATACCCCTTATAACGATTTCACATGTGCTGGATTCCCTGCCTTCTCTCAGTGTCGATAATGAAAGCGGCATGAGGGACCTGGTGAATCACCTTGTCGACGTTCATCATTACAAACACTTCGCGTTTATCAAGGGAGCGGAGCATATCCCGGATGCGAACGAACGTTTTGAATGTTTTCGCAATCTACTGAAGGAAAAGGGTATACGGCTTCAGGAATCGATGATCGTGAACGGTGATTTCACCTCCTCTTCCGGAATCAGGGCGGTGGATTATCTATTCAACGATACGAATCACAAGTTCGACGTTATTGTTGCGGCAAACGATAATATGGCTTTCGGTGTTCTGGATGCACTGACGGCACGGGGAATACGGGTCCCGGATGAGATGGCGGTGACGGGTTTCGATAATCTCAATCTGTCCAGATATTGCAGCCCCCCGCTTACCACGGTAAAGCAGCCGCTCTATGAACAGGGATGGACCGCTGTCGAATTATTGATCGGACATATGAAAGGCGGAGAGCTTTCGGGCAGAATGGTTGTTCCGTCCTCGCTGATCGTGCGGGAATCGTGCGGCTGTGTCACCGCTTCGTTTCCCGCATATTCGCAAAAGGGAAAAGAGGGAAAGGAAAAAGGCAATAAAACGATCGAGCGAAAGCGGGAAATTATCGATGCAGTCATCGAAAAGACCGAAGGACTGTTTAAACGACGGTTCTCGATCGACGAAAAAGGACTTCTGAAAGACATTTGTCTGGATTTTCTGGAAAGCATAAAATCCTGTGACATCGACGGGTTTATGCGAAAGTTCGATTTAATGATCAAAAACATACAGATTCTCGGGGGCGACATTTTCGTATTGCAGCAGCTTGTCGACGGACTTAAAGACAAGCTGCTTAAGGTACTCAACCACCATGAATCGCTTTTATGTACGGAGGAATTGGGCTACAGGGCGTATGTCCTGGTCTCTGAAAGAATGCTTCAGGAGGAAAAATACCGGCACAGCGGATTGCTTGTTGAAAACCAGCGATTCAACTCGCTTCGTGAGGATTTGCATATGATGCTGGAAAAGGAAAAGCAGATTGAAGAGCTTAAAAAAAGATTACCCGAACTCGGTATCAGTGAGTGTTATCTTTCTTTTTTTTCCGACCGGCAAAACCTTATAGAAGGCGAAGCCCGTCTTCTTCTTGCATATGATGAAAAAGGCCCTGTGTTAACGGTCGAGAAAGAGAAACCGTTTCCGGCCAAAAAGCTCGTGCCCGAAACCATGCCGTTCTGGGGTAAAAGGTTTGCCGTGATTGTCGAAGTCCTCAATGAAATCGGGTTTATCGTTTATGAACTCAATATAGAGATGGCGCAGATTTACGGATTTCTGAGTGACAATATCAGCAGTGCTTTGCAGACATCATTGCTCGTTAATGAGGTCGAGAATCAGAAAAACAACCTGAGCGAGCATCTCATAAAATTACGAAAAGCCATGAGCGGATTCATCCAGACCATGGCCCAAACCGTTGAAGTGAGGGATCCTTACACATTCGGCCATTTACACAAGGTTTCCGATCTTGCCAGAACGATTGCCCAGGAATTGAAACTCGATTCAAACAAAGTGGAATCGATACGAATGGCGGGTCTTGTCCACGACCTGGGGAAAATATATGTTCCATCGGAAGTGCTTAACCGGCCGGGAAAACTCGATGATATCGAGTTCATGATGATCAAGAAGCATCCGCAGGTCGGTTACGATATATTGAAGACAATCGATTTTCCATGGCCGATCGCGGATATCGTGTACGAACATCATGAAAAACTCGACGGTTCGGGATATCCGAGGGGACTGAAGGGCGATGAAATCTCCATAGAAGCGCGGATAATGACTGTCGCGGATGTGGTCGAAGCCATGTCGTCCCACCGGCCGTATCGGGAAGCCCTGGGGATTGACGCCGCCCTCGATGAGATAGACCGGTTCAAAGGAATTCTCTACGATCCGGACGTCGTCGATGCCTGTATACGGTTGTTCAGGGAGAAGGGATATACCTGGACGACCTAG
- a CDS encoding GGDEF domain-containing protein, translated as MRQYNKLVRYFLEKKEDHISRQEKKEFEEFIKINEGMIYSKIFFEYSQLEIDNKRAKDFLENVVKNKMRLEAAMNTSFDFRVSFLDYLIRNINSITQASEPRIIEDKIFRNLNQLIVKDELTGLFNFRHYENELEKEFSRARRYDHPFSLVIMDIDDFKIYNDKFGHIEGNHVLQKISQIILESVRITDIPCRYGGEEFAIILPQTGSEGAYFRSEKIRETVEQQKFRQKLTISGGIAVFPDDTDRSDRTLFEYADKALYYSKEKGKNRVTRFSAEFLSKIL; from the coding sequence ATGCGACAGTATAATAAACTCGTCCGCTATTTCCTCGAGAAAAAAGAAGATCATATTTCACGGCAGGAAAAAAAGGAATTCGAGGAGTTTATCAAGATCAATGAGGGGATGATCTATTCAAAAATTTTCTTCGAGTATTCCCAGTTGGAGATCGACAACAAACGGGCAAAAGACTTTCTGGAAAATGTCGTAAAGAACAAGATGAGGCTCGAAGCCGCGATGAATACGTCATTTGACTTCAGAGTTTCATTCCTCGATTATCTTATCAGAAACATCAATTCCATCACCCAGGCTTCCGAACCGCGGATCATCGAGGACAAGATATTTCGAAACCTCAATCAATTAATCGTAAAAGACGAATTAACGGGACTTTTTAATTTCAGACATTATGAAAACGAACTCGAAAAGGAGTTTTCCAGAGCCAGGCGATACGATCACCCGTTCAGTCTCGTTATCATGGATATCGACGATTTTAAAATATACAACGACAAGTTCGGTCATATCGAAGGGAATCACGTACTGCAGAAAATTTCACAAATCATCCTGGAATCAGTGCGGATTACGGATATCCCCTGCCGTTACGGCGGCGAAGAGTTTGCCATCATTCTTCCGCAGACAGGAAGCGAAGGCGCCTATTTTCGTTCTGAAAAAATAAGGGAAACCGTCGAACAGCAGAAGTTCAGGCAGAAATTGACAATAAGCGGCGGTATTGCGGTTTTTCCCGATGATACGGATAGATCAGACCGTACCCTTTTCGAATATGCGGACAAGGCACTCTACTATTCAAAGGAAAAGGGGAAAAACAGGGTAACCAGATTTTCTGCGGAATTTTTATCGAAAATCCTCTGA
- a CDS encoding AAA family ATPase yields the protein MHLKKITLNAGQYPTHRHFPFNLEILNKTGSIDFTTPVTFFVGENGTGKSTLLEAITYRCGIYIWRGVERARCTNNPYEQMLYRYVEHEWSDGPVPGSFFASSIFNNFARILDEWASSDPGVLDYFGGESLLTKSHGQSFMAFFRSRYTVKGLYLLDEPETALSPRSQLSLLDILCKMTDHGHAQFIIATHSPILLACKGATIYSFDRIPVKQIAYEETDHFRVYKEFMADPKKMLED from the coding sequence ATGCATCTGAAAAAGATTACCCTCAATGCCGGACAATATCCGACGCACCGGCATTTTCCTTTCAATCTCGAGATTCTCAATAAAACGGGGTCAATCGATTTCACGACACCGGTGACGTTTTTTGTCGGGGAAAACGGTACCGGGAAGTCGACGCTTCTGGAGGCGATCACCTACCGTTGCGGAATCTATATTTGGCGGGGCGTTGAAAGGGCGCGGTGTACGAACAATCCCTATGAACAGATGCTTTACCGTTATGTGGAGCATGAATGGTCGGACGGGCCGGTCCCCGGTTCCTTTTTTGCGTCGAGCATTTTCAACAATTTCGCCCGTATTCTGGATGAATGGGCTTCCTCCGATCCGGGCGTCCTTGATTATTTCGGCGGGGAATCACTTCTCACCAAATCTCACGGGCAATCGTTTATGGCATTTTTCCGGTCGCGATACACGGTGAAGGGGTTATATCTGCTCGATGAACCGGAAACGGCCCTTTCACCGAGATCCCAACTCTCGCTTCTTGATATTCTCTGTAAAATGACCGACCACGGGCACGCTCAATTTATCATCGCAACTCACTCCCCCATCCTTTTAGCGTGCAAAGGCGCCACAATTTACAGTTTCGACCGCATTCCCGTAAAACAGATCGCATATGAAGAAACGGATCATTTCAGGGTTTACAAGGAGTTTATGGCGGATCCTAAAAAGATGCTGGAAGATTGA
- the aroA gene encoding 3-phosphoshikimate 1-carboxyvinyltransferase has protein sequence MNITVEKAKLAGELIIPASKSHTIRALVIATMADGTSVIQSPLDSGDTRACVEACRLFGAGIDLRETEWIVRGRGRALATPDNVVDVRNSGTTLYIALGMAALCDGWTIFTGDGQIRSRPATPLLASLGDCGAMAFSTRGNGCAPIAVKGVLNGGKTSIQCPTSQYLTSLLINCPLAEGDTEIDVTQLNEVPYVTMTMNWLKEQGIVFSHENYKKVFIKGGQHYKPFKKIIPADFSSATFFLCAAAITGSKLTLLGLDMDDSQGDKQVVEILQQMGCRVSRHEKSLVIEGGALKGGEFDLNSIPDSLPALSVTACFAEGTTRLYNVEQARLKETDRISVMYGELKKMGASVEERPDGLIIQKSPLKGASVCGHSDHRIVMALTIAGLGAEGKTTVDTTESVGITFPDFFTLLKKVTL, from the coding sequence ATGAACATTACGGTAGAAAAAGCAAAACTCGCAGGTGAACTGATCATTCCCGCTTCAAAATCCCATACCATTCGGGCGCTTGTCATCGCAACTATGGCAGATGGAACTTCCGTTATTCAGTCCCCTCTTGATTCGGGAGACACGCGGGCGTGCGTCGAGGCATGCAGGCTTTTTGGTGCCGGCATCGACCTTCGTGAGACCGAATGGATCGTCCGCGGCAGGGGCCGCGCCCTTGCGACACCGGATAATGTCGTCGATGTGAGGAATTCGGGAACCACCCTGTACATCGCGCTCGGGATGGCCGCGCTCTGTGACGGATGGACGATATTTACCGGAGACGGTCAAATACGATCGAGGCCGGCAACCCCGTTGCTTGCCTCACTCGGGGATTGCGGCGCGATGGCCTTCTCCACACGCGGTAACGGCTGCGCCCCGATCGCCGTCAAAGGGGTCCTCAACGGAGGAAAAACCTCGATCCAATGCCCGACATCCCAATATCTGACCAGTCTTCTCATCAACTGTCCGCTTGCGGAGGGAGATACGGAGATCGATGTCACGCAACTGAATGAAGTACCGTATGTGACAATGACCATGAACTGGCTCAAGGAACAGGGTATCGTCTTTTCTCATGAAAACTATAAAAAGGTCTTTATAAAGGGAGGACAGCACTATAAGCCTTTTAAAAAAATTATCCCCGCCGATTTCTCGTCCGCCACTTTTTTCCTCTGTGCCGCGGCAATCACCGGTTCGAAGCTGACGCTTTTAGGGCTGGACATGGATGATTCCCAGGGAGACAAGCAGGTCGTGGAAATACTACAACAGATGGGTTGCCGGGTCAGCCGTCATGAAAAAAGCCTTGTTATCGAAGGGGGGGCGCTTAAAGGCGGAGAGTTTGATTTAAACAGTATTCCGGATTCATTGCCGGCCCTTTCGGTGACCGCGTGCTTCGCCGAAGGGACGACGCGGCTTTATAATGTAGAACAGGCCCGGCTCAAGGAAACGGACAGGATAAGCGTCATGTACGGAGAATTGAAAAAAATGGGCGCTTCCGTCGAAGAACGTCCGGACGGACTCATTATACAAAAAAGCCCATTAAAGGGAGCATCCGTTTGCGGCCATTCGGACCACCGTATCGTCATGGCATTGACAATTGCAGGATTGGGCGCGGAAGGTAAAACGACAGTCGATACCACGGAATCGGTCGGGATTACCTTCCCTGATTTTTTTACGTTGTTAAAGAAGGTTACTTTGTAA
- a CDS encoding nitroreductase family protein, with protein MDIRSLLELMRERKSTRNFEADRHIPHVKEQLILEAARLAPSAGNNQTWHFFIVKDLQKKQKIAEAAFGQHFIVQAPLVVIAAINKKRATNGYGKRGIELYAIQDTAAAIEHMLLAARAQGIGSCWIGAFSEDALYEAVGIEREHYRPVAIIPFGYSLDDPPNRGRHPLKQIVTEL; from the coding sequence ATGGATATCAGAAGTCTTTTGGAACTCATGCGAGAAAGAAAAAGTACACGAAATTTCGAGGCGGATCGGCATATTCCTCATGTGAAGGAACAGCTTATCCTCGAAGCGGCAAGACTCGCTCCGAGTGCGGGAAACAATCAGACATGGCACTTTTTTATCGTCAAAGACCTGCAAAAAAAGCAGAAAATCGCCGAAGCGGCATTCGGACAGCACTTTATCGTTCAGGCGCCACTTGTCGTTATTGCAGCTATTAATAAAAAACGCGCGACAAACGGATACGGCAAGCGGGGGATCGAACTCTACGCCATTCAGGATACGGCCGCCGCGATCGAACATATGCTTCTCGCCGCGAGGGCGCAGGGAATCGGAAGCTGCTGGATCGGCGCTTTTTCGGAAGACGCCCTCTACGAGGCGGTCGGTATCGAGCGGGAACACTACCGGCCCGTTGCCATCATCCCATTCGGCTATTCGCTGGATGATCCCCCGAACCGGGGAAGACATCCCCTGAAACAGATCGTCACCGAACTGTAA